The window GTTGAGGCTATAGAAAATAATACTTCATTAACTGAGCACTACTTTGACTGGACTAAAATTAGTGGGATCACCTTAGATGGTGGTGGTATTTTAAGAGTCTGGAAAGATGATAATAGTGAGGTTCATAAAATTTATCGTGAATTAGGTTTGTCTTATGGAAGAACTAGACTAACCATCTATTTAGAAAAAGGAGTTCCCATTAAAATAGAAGAAATTGAGGAAAACTTCGGTCGTACGGAACAAGGAATGAATTATAAAGAATTGAACGAGGTGTTCAGAGTTGATATTTACGTTTACGACTGGGAAATGGATGAAAGTAAAATAGAACGTAAAGGAAAACGTGTTATGACAGAAACACCATGTTCAACTTTTGATTATGAACCTACTTTGAAAAGAGCCCTTAAAGCTGTTGACTGATAATTCAAACCTATAACTATTGGAAAATGAATAGTAAAATCAATTACACTACATTAAGAATAATGTGAGATACAGAGTACATTTTTATTGTAAACAACTCCGTTAATAATTACGTTTTCGCGTAAGCAAAATGCATCAATTTAAAACACTAAAAAAGTATCTTTGCAACAGCCCACAAAAGCGCTTACAATGATTCATTTTTACGGAAACCCTACCAAGTCTTTATACGCAGTTCAAACCCAAACAGCTATCTCTCCAGAAGATGATATGAAATTGCAATGGCTGTTTGCAAATGCTCCTAAATTAGAAGCCGATGCGGTATCAGGTTTCTATACTGGGCCGCGTGCCACTACCATTACTCCATGGTCCACGAATGCGGTCGAGATTACTCAGAACATGGAAATCAAAGGCATCTTGCGCATCGAAGAATTTCATGCCTGCACAGCAGATTCTGACTATGATAAAATGCTATTGCAAAAATTTGATGGACTCAATCAATCGCAATTTGACATTAATGTAGAAGCTGAAGGAGTACTAGAAATAGATGATATTCCTGCTTACAATATGCAAGAAGGATTGTCGCTAAGCGATGATGAAATTGATTACCTAATCCAGCTTTCTGAAAAATTAGACCGTAAGTTAACCGACAGTGAGGTTTTTGGATTCTCACAAGTGAATAGTGAGCACTGCCGCCACAAAATATTTAATGGAACTTTTATTATTGATAGAGAAGAGATGCCTACTTCTCTATTCAAGCTTATTAAAGAAACTTCTAAGCGCTGGCCTAATGGTATCGTAAGTGCTTATTCAGATAACGTAGCTTTTGTAGAAGGACCAAAAGCAGAACAGTTTGCTCCTAAAACAGCAAATAAACCAGACGTTTATCGAACCAGCTTATTTGATTCGGTTATTTCACTAAAGGCAGAAACACACAACTTCCCTACTACCGTAGAGCCATTTAACGGCGCTGCAACAGGATCTGGTGGAGAAATACGCGATAGACTTGCTGGTGGACAAGGATCTTTACCACTAGCAGGAACAGCCGTTTACATGACCAGCTACTCGAGATTAAATGAAGAACGACCATGGGAAAACGGTTTTGAAGCACGCAAGTGGTTGTATCAAACACCGATGGACATCTTAATAAAAGCATCAAATGGTGCGAGTGATTTTGGTAACAAATTTGGTCAACCGTTGATCACAGGTTCTGTTTTGACATTTGAACACAACGAACACTCAGACGTCATTGCGAGCGAAGCGAAGCAATCTGCTGATAACGAGCAGATAACCACGTCGCAAACTCCTCGTTATTTAGGTTTTGATAAGGTCATCATGCAAGCTGGCGGAATAGGTTATGGAAAGAAAGACCAAGCTTTAAAGAAAACTCCAGACGCTGGCGATGACATCATCGTTATGGGTGGAGATAATTATAGAATAGGAATGGGCGGCGCTGCAGTAAGTAGCGCAGACACTGGCGCACTAGATTCTGGTCTAGAATTGAATGCCGTACAACGTTCCAATCCAGAAATGCAAAAACGTGCTGCAAACGCGATACGTGGACTCGTAGAAAGTGATAACAATCCTATCAAATCTATTCATGATCACGGTGCTGGTGGACACTTGAATTGTCTATCAGAATTAGTAGAAGAAACTGGCGGAATTATAGACGTAGAGAAATTGCCAGTTGGTGATCCTACACTATCTCGTAAAGAATTAATCGGTAACGAGTCCCAAGAACGTATGGGATTAGTTATGGATGCAAAAGACTCACCTGTACTAGAAGAAATTGCTGCTCGCGAGCGTGCACCTTTTTATAAAGTAGGTAAAGTTACCGGAGATAATAAGTTCACGTTCAGTGAAAAAGACGGTCGCAGCCCTATGGATCTGGCGCTAGAAGATATGTTCGGTTCTAGTCCTAAAACCATAATGGATGACAAGACCATCGAGCGCATTTATGACGCTGTTCCTTATGATGGGAAAGATTTTAAACTTTATTTATACAACGTTTTACGCATGGAAGCTGTCGCTTGTAAAGACTGGCTGACTAATAAAGTAGACCGATGTGTAACAGGTCGCGTTGCCAAACAACAGACTTGTGGAGAATTGCAATTGCCATTAAATAACGTAGGTGTTATGGCGATGGATTATAACGGTAAAAATGGAGTGGCAACTACAATAGGTCATGCACCAGTTGCCGCATTAATCGATCCAGCTGCTGGTTCTCGCAATGCGATTGCTGAGTCGCTGACTAATCTAGTTTTTGCACCATTAGAAAAAGGCCTTAAAGGCGTGAGTCTAAGTGCTAACTGGATGTGGCCGTGTAACAATCCTGGAGAAGATGCTCGTTTGTACAGTGCGGTAGAAGCCGTGAGCGATTTTGCCATTGAGCTAGGAATCAACATTCCTACTGGTAAAGACAGTCTTTCTATGAAGCAAAAATATCCAGATATGGATGTATTGGCTCCAGGAACGGTTATCATCAGTACGGTAGGTTCTTGTGATGCTATTTCTAAAGTCGTGGAACCGGTATTGCAACGTTATTACAAGGCTCCTATTTATTACATCAACATGAGTGGCGATGACCATAAATTAGGTGGTTCTAGCTTTGCACAAACACAAAATAAAATAGGAAATGAATGTCCTACGATTGTGGATAGTTCCGCTTTCGCGAAAGCGTTTACAGCCATACAATCCTTGATAAAATTAGGCAAAGTGCTCGCAGGACACGATGTTGCTAGTGGTGGATTAATAACCACATTACTAGAAATGTGTTTCCCATCACAAAACGTGGGAATGGAACTGGATTTGGCACAAGTAGGTCACGATATGGTCAAAGTATTGTTCTCAGAAAATGCCGGAATCGTGCTTCAAGCAACCGATGATAGCATCGAGAAAGAATTGGCTAAAACAGGCGTTCCTTTCTTTAAAATAGGAAATGCCATAGACGAAGCCGTTTTAGACATCAATGAATTCATCATAGACGTAGATGACATGCGCGATGTTTGGTATGAAACTTCGCATTTATTAGATAGAAAACAATCCTTCAACGACAAAGCAGATGAGCGCGCACTGAATTACGTGAATCAGCCGTTAGAATTTAAATTTCCTGAGCATTTTACAGGAAAACTGCCTGAATTGCCTCAAAAACGCGTTAAAGCGGCCGTAATACGTGAAAAAGGAAGTAATTCTGAAAGAGAAATGGCACGCGCAATGTACCTCGCAGGTTTTGAAGTAATCGATGTTCACATGACCGACTTAATTGCTGGACGTGAGACACTTGAAGATGTACAATTCATAGCCGCAGTAGGCGGATTCTCTAACAGTGATGTTTTAGGAAGTGCCAAAGGTTGGGCTGGTGCCTTCTTGTATAATGAGAAAGCTAACACGGCATTAAAGAACTTCTTTGCCAGACCAGACACCATGAGTATAGGAGTTTGTAACGGTTGCCAGCTCTTTGTAGAATTAGGATTGATCCATCCAGATCATGACGAGAAACCTAAAATGCTTCATAACGATTCAGGGAAGTTTGAATGTAATTTCACCAGTGTAGCAATTGCCAAAAACAATTCGATAATGCTACAATCTCTAGAAGGTAGCAAACTAGGAATCTGGGCCGCACACGGAGAAGGAAAATTTCATTTACCAAAAGATCGCAGCGCTTATCAAATCCCAGCAACTTATGGTTATGACGGCTATCCAGCAAACCCTAATGGATCTCACTATAACGCTGCGATGTTAAACAGTGAAGATGGACGTCACCTAGTAATGATGCCACACTTAGAACGATCTACGTTTTCTTGGAACTGGGCACATTACCCTACTGATCGTAAAAATGATGAAGTGACTCCTTGGCTAGAAGCATTTGTGAATGCTAGGGTTTGGTTGGAGAATAAATAATTTGTAAGCCAACATGCCAAGTATTTTTCTTAGCATGTTTGGTTGATGAAAATAAAGCTAAATACTTTTCTTAAAACCTTTATCTCGATAAGATTTAGACTATGCCAACAGCATAGTCCAGCTCATTTAAATTTGTTCCTGCCCTAAAAAATTAAAAGAGCTTGTCCTTTTCTATTGTTAATACGGTTAACGATTTTGAATTTCTTCTTGACTAAATTACTTTTACCCATACTAATTGACATACTTCCTCTCTTAATCTTGGGTTAATATTCTGAATCTATATAAAGCCTAATAAATCTCATTGCACTTAGGTTTTCCAATTGATTGTAAACAATTTTCTATAAATCAAATTTGATATATCTTCTATGACTATATATTGTAAAACAATACAAATATATATTGTTATTACATAATTTTTAATAAATTTTTATATTGTAATTTCGTAATGTTATACAACGCACTAAAATGCAGTATTAAAATATAAACCAATACTGTATAAAATGCTTCGCAATGACTGATAAATAGTCAAAATGAACAGAATTAAAGAAGTACTCAAAGAACAGGGAAGAACGCAAACGTGGTTATCAGAACAGATTGAAAAAAGTTATGTAATAGTAACTAACTATTGCAATAATAATGCACAACCACGTATCGAAGTACTCCGAAAAATTGCAAACATTTTGGATGTTGATGTGAGAATATTATTAGTGCCAACAAAAAATAATAATCTTGAAAATGAGTGAAAAGAAAACATATATTGACCTTTTCGCAGGTTGTGGCGGACTTTCTCTTGGACTATATAACTCTGGCTTATGGAAAGGATTGTTCGCAATTGAAAAAAGCCCTGACGCGTTTGAAACTTTCAACTATAATTTAATTGAAAAAAATAATCATTTTGATTGGCCAAATTGGTTACCAAAATCCAACCACGATATTAATGCAATAATTAAGAATTACCCTAATGAGCTCAAATCATTAAGAGGTAAAATTGATATGGTCGCTGGCGGACCACCTTGTCAAGGTTTTTCAACAGCTGGAAAAAGAAATGAAAATGATTTAAGAAATAAATTAATTAAATCATATATAAGATTTATTCGTAAAGTACAACCAAAAGTTATCTTTTTTGAAAATGTAAAAGGTTTTACTCAAAAGTTTGATAAGAATAAAATTCAAGGAAAAGTGTACTCTGAATACGTAAAAAGTGCATTAGGTTATACTCCAAAAGATAAAAAATATTTAGGCTACAAAGTAGAAGGTCGTCTAGTTGATTTTTCCGAATATGGTGTTCCACAAAAAAGAACACGT is drawn from Nonlabens dokdonensis DSW-6 and contains these coding sequences:
- the purL gene encoding phosphoribosylformylglycinamidine synthase is translated as MIHFYGNPTKSLYAVQTQTAISPEDDMKLQWLFANAPKLEADAVSGFYTGPRATTITPWSTNAVEITQNMEIKGILRIEEFHACTADSDYDKMLLQKFDGLNQSQFDINVEAEGVLEIDDIPAYNMQEGLSLSDDEIDYLIQLSEKLDRKLTDSEVFGFSQVNSEHCRHKIFNGTFIIDREEMPTSLFKLIKETSKRWPNGIVSAYSDNVAFVEGPKAEQFAPKTANKPDVYRTSLFDSVISLKAETHNFPTTVEPFNGAATGSGGEIRDRLAGGQGSLPLAGTAVYMTSYSRLNEERPWENGFEARKWLYQTPMDILIKASNGASDFGNKFGQPLITGSVLTFEHNEHSDVIASEAKQSADNEQITTSQTPRYLGFDKVIMQAGGIGYGKKDQALKKTPDAGDDIIVMGGDNYRIGMGGAAVSSADTGALDSGLELNAVQRSNPEMQKRAANAIRGLVESDNNPIKSIHDHGAGGHLNCLSELVEETGGIIDVEKLPVGDPTLSRKELIGNESQERMGLVMDAKDSPVLEEIAARERAPFYKVGKVTGDNKFTFSEKDGRSPMDLALEDMFGSSPKTIMDDKTIERIYDAVPYDGKDFKLYLYNVLRMEAVACKDWLTNKVDRCVTGRVAKQQTCGELQLPLNNVGVMAMDYNGKNGVATTIGHAPVAALIDPAAGSRNAIAESLTNLVFAPLEKGLKGVSLSANWMWPCNNPGEDARLYSAVEAVSDFAIELGINIPTGKDSLSMKQKYPDMDVLAPGTVIISTVGSCDAISKVVEPVLQRYYKAPIYYINMSGDDHKLGGSSFAQTQNKIGNECPTIVDSSAFAKAFTAIQSLIKLGKVLAGHDVASGGLITTLLEMCFPSQNVGMELDLAQVGHDMVKVLFSENAGIVLQATDDSIEKELAKTGVPFFKIGNAIDEAVLDINEFIIDVDDMRDVWYETSHLLDRKQSFNDKADERALNYVNQPLEFKFPEHFTGKLPELPQKRVKAAVIREKGSNSEREMARAMYLAGFEVIDVHMTDLIAGRETLEDVQFIAAVGGFSNSDVLGSAKGWAGAFLYNEKANTALKNFFARPDTMSIGVCNGCQLFVELGLIHPDHDEKPKMLHNDSGKFECNFTSVAIAKNNSIMLQSLEGSKLGIWAAHGEGKFHLPKDRSAYQIPATYGYDGYPANPNGSHYNAAMLNSEDGRHLVMMPHLERSTFSWNWAHYPTDRKNDEVTPWLEAFVNARVWLENK
- a CDS encoding helix-turn-helix domain-containing protein produces the protein MNRIKEVLKEQGRTQTWLSEQIEKSYVIVTNYCNNNAQPRIEVLRKIANILDVDVRILLVPTKNNNLENE